In the genome of Streptacidiphilus rugosus AM-16, one region contains:
- a CDS encoding ArsR/SmtB family transcription factor yields the protein MHLVPAERAHRKVIDDHTVCEAIEGIGDPDRLPAWADRFALLGEPHRLSVLLAVHHAGPIAVTDLATATGLDDTTVSRILRLLRASGTVAADKDGRIVRYRLTEPLIAALLDRIAIV from the coding sequence ATGCATCTCGTTCCCGCTGAGCGCGCCCACCGCAAGGTCATCGACGACCACACCGTGTGCGAGGCCATCGAGGGCATCGGCGACCCGGACCGGCTGCCCGCGTGGGCCGACCGCTTCGCCCTGCTCGGCGAGCCCCACCGGCTGTCCGTCCTGCTCGCCGTGCACCACGCCGGACCCATCGCCGTCACCGACCTGGCCACCGCCACCGGGCTCGACGACACCACCGTCTCCCGGATCCTGCGTCTGCTCCGCGCCTCGGGCACCGTCGCCGCGGACAAGGACGGCCGCATCGTCCGCTACCGGCTGACCGAACCGCTCATCGCCGCGCTGCTGGACCGGATCGCGATCGTCTGA